From a single Candidatus Zixiibacteriota bacterium genomic region:
- a CDS encoding T9SS type A sorting domain-containing protein produces the protein MVKQRYDIWILLLLILVVSAPIKSADAEDSLYVRLADSRFWRNVSDLNYSDGHLFALFNSGLTVYKPLNRFWQMDSLATVPLSQDYQYCRRLVSELLCYSEAGQLAFVRVQPEDYPQVIAETSLPTEFEDLEYERLRLYLACGFDGLKIFDLTDRHNPALIAQLKQASNAVAVEKHGPLLYLVDSYNGIHLYDIASNPDHPPYLGKVLFYHPVVDFTALGEDGYCAYSDSGTLRLDLTDPLNPAVIAKYPTESFVSSVKKQGEYVFSRDVYGTFQIFHPDSSSVVANIENPGFFGMPVLVENRDGKFLAAVDSFKAARIYEVENGWGLKPLAEISSAGSIEDVVLHGGFAYVASGAGPLLIVKPDADGNLNMIERHPARADDLEIAGDYLFIADNYNRRIWITMMLEDGSLHEILSIPITIDIHSMSAVVAGDQRALLAFRSRGNIHLHEIELSLGSYHERASLYKLSALSDVHIDRDYLYYATRGGNGKAYDISDPEAIDFIDNINWGIGINELLFDGTYIYGVGNEGLRRYVLADGVPVFDGVENALADTLYDVELYEDFLVCGAKNSGLVIFEKDADSLIQVSSYQTSGGLVNLALADSLLLAADDFSLLSYQLSLSEFEKQAPDEVIPEKFRLAQNYPNPFNAETVIELDIPEAVSGQTLEVEIFNALGQKVRQLSRQVVSAGSLDLRWDGKADGGGRLASGIYFLRVKVGGIDEVVKMLLLK, from the coding sequence ATGGTAAAACAGAGGTACGACATCTGGATTCTGCTTCTTTTGATCCTCGTTGTATCAGCACCGATAAAGAGCGCTGATGCGGAGGATTCCCTTTACGTGCGCCTGGCCGACAGCAGGTTCTGGCGCAATGTTTCCGATCTGAACTATTCCGACGGTCATCTCTTCGCTCTCTTCAATTCCGGTTTGACTGTCTATAAACCGCTCAATCGATTCTGGCAGATGGACAGCCTGGCCACTGTTCCCTTGAGCCAGGATTATCAGTATTGCCGCAGACTTGTGAGTGAACTTCTATGTTATTCTGAAGCTGGGCAGTTGGCTTTTGTGCGCGTACAACCTGAGGATTATCCGCAGGTGATCGCTGAAACCAGCCTGCCGACCGAGTTTGAGGATTTGGAATACGAGCGTCTCAGGCTGTACCTGGCCTGTGGTTTCGATGGGCTCAAGATTTTTGACCTGACCGACAGGCATAACCCCGCATTGATTGCCCAGCTTAAGCAGGCTTCCAACGCGGTCGCAGTCGAAAAACATGGCCCGCTTCTGTACCTGGTGGACAGCTATAACGGAATTCATCTCTACGACATCGCTTCCAATCCTGACCACCCGCCTTACCTGGGAAAGGTCTTGTTCTACCATCCGGTTGTAGACTTCACCGCGCTCGGAGAGGATGGCTACTGCGCCTATTCTGACAGCGGTACGCTTCGGCTGGATCTGACCGATCCGCTGAATCCGGCCGTGATCGCGAAATACCCTACTGAATCATTTGTCAGCAGTGTAAAAAAGCAGGGCGAGTATGTATTCTCGCGCGATGTTTACGGCACGTTTCAGATCTTCCATCCGGACTCATCGTCTGTGGTAGCGAATATCGAAAATCCCGGATTCTTTGGTATGCCTGTTCTGGTTGAAAATCGGGACGGGAAATTTCTGGCGGCGGTCGATTCATTCAAGGCCGCGCGTATCTACGAGGTGGAAAATGGATGGGGGTTGAAACCGCTGGCTGAGATAAGTTCAGCAGGGAGTATCGAGGATGTCGTTCTGCATGGTGGTTTTGCCTATGTCGCTTCCGGCGCCGGACCGCTTTTAATCGTAAAACCTGATGCGGATGGAAATTTGAACATGATCGAGCGTCATCCCGCACGTGCCGATGACCTCGAAATTGCCGGTGACTACCTGTTCATCGCGGATAACTACAATCGCAGGATCTGGATCACCATGATGCTCGAGGATGGTAGCCTGCATGAAATCCTCTCGATTCCGATCACAATCGATATTCATTCCATGAGCGCAGTCGTAGCCGGTGACCAGAGAGCGCTTCTGGCATTTCGTAGCCGTGGAAATATCCACCTGCACGAAATCGAGCTGTCTTTGGGATCATACCATGAAAGGGCGAGCCTCTACAAGTTGAGCGCTCTTTCGGATGTTCACATCGATCGGGATTATCTCTATTATGCCACCCGGGGCGGAAACGGAAAAGCTTATGATATCAGCGATCCTGAAGCGATCGACTTCATCGATAATATTAACTGGGGAATCGGTATCAATGAACTGCTGTTCGATGGTACATATATCTATGGCGTCGGCAATGAGGGGCTGCGCAGGTATGTTCTTGCCGATGGTGTACCGGTCTTTGACGGTGTTGAAAACGCCCTGGCCGATACGTTGTACGATGTCGAATTGTACGAGGATTTTCTTGTCTGCGGAGCGAAAAATTCTGGTCTGGTGATCTTCGAAAAGGATGCCGACAGTTTGATTCAAGTTAGTTCATATCAGACCTCCGGGGGGCTTGTCAATCTGGCGCTGGCTGACAGTTTGCTTCTGGCGGCCGATGATTTCAGCCTGCTGAGCTATCAGTTAAGCCTGAGCGAGTTTGAAAAGCAGGCTCCGGATGAGGTTATCCCGGAAAAATTCAGGCTGGCCCAGAATTATCCCAATCCTTTCAATGCCGAGACCGTAATCGAGCTTGATATCCCGGAAGCGGTGAGCGGGCAGACGCTCGAAGTAGAGATTTTTAATGCCCTGGGACAGAAAGTGCGCCAGCTCAGCCGGCAGGTCGTTTCCGCCGGAAGCCTTGATCTGCGCTGGGACGGCAAGGCCGATGGCGGTGGCAGGCTCGCCAGCGGGATCTATTTTTTACGGGTCAAAGTCGGGGGGATCGATGAAGTCGTCAAGATGCTTCTTCTCAAATAG